One part of the Caproiciproducens sp. CPB-2 genome encodes these proteins:
- a CDS encoding ABC transporter permease: MTSTTQNRNLFQYKGFRTFLAAVFWIGLWQLAYFTVKQEILIVSPVRVLQRLSELSRTKEFWLTAFLSMLRIVEGFLLGVVFGSVLAVLTSVSRMMYELFYPVISIIKATPVASFIILALVWIPSTHVPSFTSFLMVTPIIWANMVNGIKKTDRNLLQMAASYRFGLVKTVKRVYLPSVMPYFTAACTTGMGLAWKAGISAEVLSVTPLSIGRQIYNSKIYIETDDLFAWTVIVIAMSVILEWLMVRFMKKVGQKYNVVQ; encoded by the coding sequence ATGACTTCTACTACACAAAATAGGAATCTTTTTCAATACAAGGGATTCAGAACCTTTCTGGCCGCCGTGTTCTGGATTGGACTATGGCAGCTGGCCTATTTCACTGTAAAGCAGGAGATACTGATCGTATCTCCTGTTCGTGTTTTGCAAAGGCTGTCTGAGCTTTCCCGGACCAAAGAATTCTGGCTGACCGCGTTTTTGTCCATGCTCCGTATCGTGGAAGGCTTTTTACTCGGCGTGGTTTTCGGAAGTGTGCTGGCGGTGCTGACTTCCGTTTCGCGTATGATGTACGAACTTTTTTATCCGGTCATCAGTATCATCAAGGCGACGCCCGTGGCTTCGTTTATCATTCTCGCGCTTGTGTGGATTCCGTCCACTCATGTGCCGTCCTTCACGTCCTTTTTGATGGTGACGCCGATCATATGGGCAAACATGGTCAACGGCATTAAAAAAACCGACAGAAACCTTCTGCAGATGGCCGCGTCCTATCGGTTCGGACTGGTAAAAACCGTCAAACGCGTCTACCTGCCTTCCGTTATGCCGTATTTTACCGCAGCCTGTACAACCGGGATGGGGCTTGCCTGGAAGGCCGGCATCTCCGCCGAAGTGCTTTCCGTCACTCCGCTGTCGATCGGCAGGCAAATCTACAATTCCAAAATCTATATTGAAACGGATGATTTGTTTGCATGGACGGTGATCGTCATCGCCATGAGCGTCATTCTGGAATGGCTGATGGTCCGGTTCATGAAAAAAGTGGGACAGAAATACAATGTTGTGCAGTGA
- a CDS encoding ABC transporter ATP-binding protein: MKIHNLTKNYNGKMVLDQFSLQLPSTGTVCLFGPSGCGKTTLLNCIAGLEPFDSGEIEGAGTGKISYLFQENRLLPWISAKDNITAVLRGKARQNEEQAEKWLGLVGLEEAGNKRPAELSGGMRRRVALARALAYGGDLYLMDEPFQGLDAERRDEMIALLQKETAGTLKIIVTHDFEEAEKLADVIYILEGPPVRIVDIIVKKPA; this comes from the coding sequence TTGAAAATTCATAATCTGACCAAAAATTATAATGGAAAAATGGTACTGGATCAGTTTTCTCTCCAGCTTCCTTCAACCGGAACAGTCTGTCTGTTCGGCCCTTCCGGCTGTGGAAAAACGACGCTTTTAAACTGCATAGCGGGTCTGGAGCCCTTTGACTCCGGTGAAATAGAAGGAGCCGGCACCGGGAAGATTTCCTATCTTTTTCAGGAAAACCGCCTACTGCCATGGATTTCTGCCAAAGATAATATTACCGCTGTTCTTCGCGGCAAAGCCCGGCAGAATGAGGAGCAGGCGGAAAAGTGGCTCGGACTGGTCGGTCTGGAGGAAGCAGGGAACAAAAGGCCGGCGGAGCTGAGCGGCGGAATGCGGCGTCGGGTCGCCCTTGCGCGGGCGCTCGCTTACGGCGGGGACCTGTATCTTATGGATGAGCCCTTTCAGGGGCTGGACGCGGAGCGCAGGGATGAAATGATCGCTTTGCTTCAAAAGGAAACGGCCGGTACGCTGAAAATCATTGTTACCCACGATTTTGAGGAGGCGGAAAAGCTGGCCGACGTCATTTATATTCTGGAAGGTCCTCCGGTCAGAATCGTTGACATAATTGTAAAAAAACCTGCATAA
- a CDS encoding nucleoside-diphosphate sugar epimerase/dehydratase: MKNQRATFGRTFAQIIIDVLCVFFSYWIAYVLRYDGKIYLPAYDWESFCTWIPWISIIYIASFTVFRFYKTMWQFASLDELLLIFYGTTFAALLVTILGFTFAQQISWGVFHVRRFPWGVYVIGWVLTIFLVGASRFSFRLIRRMKRRSQINREDGEEFHRVMIIGAGEMGSMVIKDMKAAPESKGIPVIAIDDNKSKRGTRIHGVKVVGGRESIPKMAVRYNIDQIVLAIASASKKDKQDILSICAKTGCQLKTIPALYEIIEDSADPLKVRNVDIVDLLGRDEIKLNIAEISGYLKNKTVLVTGGGGSIGSELCRQIAYFNPKKLIIFDIYENNAYDLQNELLMRFKHLNLEVLIGSVRDKARIEHIFSVCKPDVVFHAAAHKHVPLMELSPGEAVKNNVFGTLNVAQACDKYGVKRMVLISTDKAVNPTNIMGATKRICELIIQYSSRHSKTDYVAVRFGNVLGSNGSVIPLFKKQIAAGGPVTVTHPDIIRYFMTIPEAARLVIQAGGMARGGEIFVLDMGQPVKIVDLAKNLIRLSGLQPDVDIKIEYTGLRPGEKLYEELLLDSEGGCQKTSHELIYIGTPIPFNEDTFINQIEQLRDVAGSNNVEMMNIVHELVPTYSGHAEETDALAN; this comes from the coding sequence ATGAAGAATCAAAGGGCTACTTTTGGAAGGACATTCGCTCAAATCATAATAGATGTTCTCTGTGTGTTTTTCAGCTACTGGATTGCTTATGTTTTACGTTATGATGGGAAGATTTATCTCCCCGCTTATGACTGGGAATCCTTCTGTACCTGGATTCCGTGGATTTCAATCATTTATATTGCTTCTTTTACGGTCTTTCGTTTTTACAAGACAATGTGGCAGTTTGCCAGCCTTGATGAATTATTGCTGATTTTTTACGGGACAACCTTTGCGGCCTTGCTTGTAACCATTTTAGGTTTTACCTTTGCGCAGCAAATTTCATGGGGGGTTTTTCACGTAAGGCGTTTTCCATGGGGTGTCTATGTCATCGGCTGGGTATTGACCATTTTTTTGGTGGGCGCTTCCCGGTTCAGCTTCCGGCTGATCCGCAGAATGAAGCGCAGGAGTCAGATCAACAGGGAAGACGGCGAGGAATTCCACCGCGTGATGATTATCGGTGCGGGAGAAATGGGCTCCATGGTCATCAAGGATATGAAGGCCGCACCTGAAAGCAAAGGCATTCCTGTGATCGCCATCGACGACAACAAAAGCAAACGAGGAACCAGAATCCATGGCGTCAAAGTGGTCGGCGGCCGTGAAAGCATTCCGAAAATGGCCGTTCGCTATAATATCGACCAGATTGTGCTGGCTATTGCATCGGCCAGTAAAAAGGACAAGCAGGATATCCTGAGCATCTGTGCGAAAACAGGCTGTCAGCTGAAGACGATTCCCGCGCTGTATGAAATCATCGAGGACAGCGCCGATCCCCTGAAAGTCAGGAACGTCGATATTGTCGACCTTCTGGGAAGAGATGAAATCAAGCTGAATATTGCGGAAATCAGCGGGTATCTCAAAAATAAAACCGTGCTGGTAACCGGTGGGGGCGGCTCCATCGGCAGCGAGCTGTGCCGCCAGATCGCTTATTTTAATCCGAAAAAACTGATTATTTTCGATATATACGAGAACAACGCCTACGATTTGCAGAATGAGCTTCTGATGCGCTTCAAGCATTTAAACTTAGAAGTCCTGATCGGCTCCGTTCGGGACAAGGCAAGGATCGAGCATATTTTTTCTGTCTGCAAACCGGACGTCGTTTTTCACGCTGCCGCCCATAAGCATGTGCCTTTGATGGAGCTGAGCCCCGGAGAAGCGGTGAAAAACAATGTGTTCGGTACGCTGAATGTGGCGCAGGCCTGCGACAAATACGGCGTGAAGCGCATGGTGCTGATTTCAACCGACAAGGCGGTCAACCCGACGAATATCATGGGTGCGACGAAACGTATCTGTGAATTGATCATTCAGTACAGCAGCCGTCACAGCAAGACCGATTATGTTGCCGTCCGTTTTGGCAACGTTTTGGGCAGCAACGGCAGTGTCATTCCTCTTTTTAAAAAGCAGATTGCGGCCGGAGGCCCGGTCACCGTTACCCATCCGGATATCATCCGGTATTTTATGACGATTCCCGAAGCGGCGCGTCTGGTGATCCAGGCAGGAGGCATGGCGCGCGGCGGTGAGATCTTTGTGCTGGACATGGGCCAGCCGGTGAAAATTGTCGATCTGGCAAAAAACCTGATTCGCCTTTCGGGTCTGCAGCCGGATGTTGATATTAAAATCGAATATACGGGACTGCGCCCCGGTGAGAAGCTTTATGAAGAACTTCTTCTGGACAGCGAAGGCGGATGCCAGAAGACTTCCCATGAATTGATCTATATTGGTACGCCGATCCCGTTCAATGAGGATACGTTTATCAATCAGATTGAACAGCTGAGGGATGTTGCCGGTTCCAATAATGTGGAAATGATGAATATCGTTCATGAGCTGGTACCGACTTATTCCGGCCACGCCGAAGAGACGGACGCTCTTGCAAATTGA
- a CDS encoding thymidine kinase — protein MPKLYFKYGAMGSSKTAQALMVKFNYEEKGYRVGLLKPSVDNRDGLTVVKSRIGLKDTGILMDKSVDLYQWFQQNRYDVLIIDEAQFLSAPQINQLKDIAIEFVPVLCFGLKTDFQTHMFEGSKRLFEIADSLTEIKSVCTCGRKAEVNARICNGKIVREGEQVFIGGNESYIGLCYECWKNDRIDNPRKQK, from the coding sequence ATGCCGAAATTGTATTTCAAATATGGCGCAATGGGCAGCAGCAAAACCGCACAGGCGCTGATGGTGAAATTTAACTATGAAGAAAAAGGATACCGGGTAGGGTTATTAAAACCCTCTGTGGACAACAGGGACGGCCTTACCGTTGTAAAATCCAGGATCGGGCTGAAAGATACCGGTATTTTAATGGATAAGAGCGTGGACCTGTATCAATGGTTTCAGCAAAACCGTTACGATGTCCTGATTATAGACGAAGCGCAGTTTTTATCCGCCCCGCAAATCAATCAGCTCAAGGATATCGCGATCGAGTTTGTCCCCGTTCTCTGTTTCGGATTAAAGACCGATTTTCAGACGCATATGTTTGAAGGCAGCAAACGCCTGTTCGAAATCGCGGACTCACTGACGGAAATCAAGTCCGTTTGTACCTGCGGACGCAAGGCGGAAGTCAACGCAAGGATTTGCAATGGAAAAATCGTCCGGGAAGGGGAACAGGTCTTCATCGGCGGAAACGAAAGTTATATCGGCCTATGCTACGAATGCTGGAAAAACGACAGAATAGACAATCCACGAAAACAGAAATAG
- a CDS encoding GGDEF domain-containing protein, which produces MSRPKMLYVQFFLVSLSAVVIAFIYITFQVEQIRLDGGEVTDFNTGWLFTGSDGSSLKIDLPVHSVPGAEKNRADSISNKLPSDLGSEMTLSFPTYHARMRVFVGDKLIDEFGYQTHLLFGKSPACTAWHIVPLPEGSAGKTVTIEICSPYTKYASTFNVVTIGTRSANIIYLMQKFFLSTMISSLVLIFGVLLLMLYFIARTRMKNNLSLLYQSLFAISISVSTLTETSVLQLVTGNVLALGYIMYFSLMLCSIPYLLFIKTVYAKHHAELFDLLCIAAVANFLICTFLQVFNLSDFPETVFLTHIIMALALVLSVYTALENLLKYKDHKVIPFLTGLGLMFILFMVDMVRYYTGVYQDGALFCRSGLFLFVVLPSIDTVSQYFSMIELGMEARVLKRLAYLDVLTQKKNRTAFEIKMEALNLQRDCSHVAIVAFDVNNLKTVNDNFGHKCGDELILAASDVIQQSFEGYGSCYRIGGDEFAVIVENDLVSSTKACIHDFRRLLNEYNQKNPSRIEIAYGYAEYEPNDKNLFETLNRADKLMYENKKQMKDTVYSKEL; this is translated from the coding sequence TTGAGCAGACCCAAAATGCTGTATGTTCAGTTCTTTCTTGTAAGTTTGTCTGCGGTGGTCATCGCCTTTATTTATATCACTTTTCAAGTGGAACAAATCAGGCTGGATGGGGGAGAAGTAACCGATTTTAACACGGGATGGCTGTTTACAGGCAGTGATGGGAGCAGTCTGAAGATCGATTTGCCGGTGCACTCCGTACCGGGAGCTGAAAAAAACAGGGCCGATTCTATTTCCAACAAGCTTCCTTCTGATCTCGGCAGTGAAATGACGCTCTCCTTTCCGACCTATCATGCGAGGATGCGTGTCTTTGTAGGAGACAAATTAATTGATGAGTTTGGGTATCAAACGCATCTCCTGTTTGGAAAATCCCCGGCATGTACGGCGTGGCATATTGTTCCTCTGCCGGAAGGCTCGGCAGGAAAGACGGTTACCATTGAAATCTGTTCTCCTTATACGAAATATGCATCTACATTCAATGTAGTTACCATCGGGACGAGAAGTGCGAATATTATCTATTTGATGCAGAAATTTTTTCTCAGCACGATGATTAGTTCTCTGGTCCTGATTTTTGGAGTTCTGCTGTTGATGCTGTATTTTATTGCCCGGACAAGGATGAAAAACAATCTTTCTCTTCTGTATCAGAGCCTGTTTGCCATCAGCATCTCTGTTTCCACATTGACGGAAACGTCGGTTCTGCAGCTTGTAACCGGAAATGTTCTGGCGCTTGGCTATATCATGTATTTTTCGCTCATGCTCTGTTCCATTCCCTATTTACTGTTCATCAAAACGGTTTATGCGAAACACCACGCGGAGCTGTTCGATCTGCTTTGTATCGCCGCCGTGGCGAATTTTTTGATCTGCACGTTTTTGCAGGTATTCAATCTGTCGGATTTTCCTGAAACAGTCTTTTTGACCCATATTATTATGGCGTTGGCTCTCGTCCTTTCTGTTTATACCGCGCTTGAAAATTTATTGAAGTACAAAGACCATAAAGTAATTCCTTTTTTAACCGGACTTGGTTTGATGTTTATTCTTTTTATGGTCGATATGGTCCGGTATTACACGGGTGTTTATCAGGATGGGGCACTGTTTTGCCGCTCGGGGCTTTTCCTCTTTGTCGTTCTTCCTTCTATTGATACGGTTTCCCAATATTTTTCGATGATTGAACTTGGCATGGAAGCCCGCGTTCTGAAACGTCTTGCCTATCTTGACGTGCTGACACAGAAAAAGAACCGGACAGCCTTTGAAATCAAAATGGAAGCTTTAAATCTTCAGCGTGACTGTTCCCATGTGGCGATTGTGGCGTTTGATGTAAATAATTTAAAGACGGTCAACGATAACTTTGGACACAAATGCGGGGATGAATTGATTCTGGCGGCTTCGGATGTGATTCAGCAGAGCTTTGAAGGGTATGGAAGCTGCTACCGTATCGGCGGGGATGAATTTGCAGTGATTGTTGAAAACGATCTGGTCAGCAGTACCAAAGCATGTATCCATGATTTCAGAAGGCTGTTAAACGAATACAACCAAAAAAATCCCAGCCGGATCGAAATCGCCTACGGCTACGCGGAATACGAGCCAAATGACAAAAATTTATTTGAAACACTGAATCGTGCGGATAAGCTGATGTATGAGAATAAAAAACAAATGAAAGACACCGTGTATTCAAAAGAACTTTAA
- a CDS encoding polysaccharide deacetylase family protein, whose protein sequence is MRFLILTRKRILTVLCCLICGILAVFLAFQGVAAIKASSSKRLIPIYCVKTDEKKIAISFDAAWGNEETQTLIDILNKYNVKTTFFVVGAWVDKYPESVKALATAGHEVCNHSNTHPHMPKLGQTEMAAQVTECNNKIKNVIGTSPLLFRAPYGDYNNAVIETVKSLNMYCVQWDVDSLDWKDPPPNDIVTRVTTTVKPGSIVLFHNGAKNTPAALPKIIEALQNQGYQIVPVSQLIYKDNYTIDHTGMQVKENG, encoded by the coding sequence ATGAGATTTTTGATTCTGACCAGAAAAAGAATACTGACGGTCTTATGCTGCCTGATTTGCGGCATATTGGCTGTATTTCTGGCATTTCAGGGCGTAGCGGCAATCAAGGCATCTTCCAGTAAGCGTCTGATCCCAATTTATTGTGTAAAAACAGATGAAAAGAAAATTGCGATCTCCTTCGATGCGGCGTGGGGAAATGAAGAGACACAGACGCTGATCGATATCCTGAATAAATACAACGTCAAGACGACCTTTTTTGTGGTGGGCGCCTGGGTGGATAAATATCCCGAATCTGTCAAGGCGCTTGCGACCGCCGGGCATGAGGTCTGCAACCATTCCAATACGCATCCCCATATGCCGAAACTCGGGCAGACAGAAATGGCGGCACAGGTGACGGAATGCAACAATAAAATCAAAAATGTCATCGGTACCAGTCCGCTGCTTTTCCGTGCGCCTTACGGCGATTATAACAATGCTGTGATTGAAACCGTAAAATCTCTTAATATGTACTGCGTCCAGTGGGACGTGGACAGTCTGGATTGGAAAGACCCGCCGCCCAACGATATCGTTACCCGGGTGACCACCACGGTAAAACCCGGCTCAATCGTTTTGTTCCATAACGGTGCGAAAAATACACCGGCGGCCCTTCCCAAAATCATAGAAGCGCTGCAGAATCAGGGTTACCAGATCGTCCCCGTATCACAGCTGATCTATAAAGACAACTACACCATAGACCATACCGGAATGCAGGTGAAAGAAAACGGATAA
- the pdaA gene encoding delta-lactam-biosynthetic de-N-acetylase: MYITVRKKQIEIVMAVFLFLLAGILTLTHQQQEIAVQTAAANTNWGLGFGEDGKQPTGNASADFLKQYNAYYVGAADKKVIYLTFDAGYENGYTPAILDALKKHNVKATFFVVGNYLNTSPDLVKRMIEEGHIVGNHTNTHPDMSKISDMTSFQKEISAVETKFKEITGQDMQKYYRPPQGKYSVNNLKQANELGYKTIFWSLAYVDWYQDKQPTKEQAFDKLIPRIHPGAIVLLHSTSKTNSEILDELLSKWETAGYTFGTLNELSGK, encoded by the coding sequence GTGTATATAACCGTTAGAAAAAAGCAAATCGAAATTGTCATGGCAGTCTTTCTTTTTCTGCTGGCAGGCATTCTTACGCTTACCCATCAGCAGCAGGAAATCGCTGTACAGACGGCTGCCGCCAATACCAACTGGGGGCTCGGTTTTGGGGAGGACGGCAAGCAGCCTACAGGAAATGCCTCTGCGGATTTTTTAAAGCAGTATAACGCCTATTATGTGGGGGCGGCAGATAAAAAGGTGATTTACCTGACGTTTGATGCCGGGTATGAAAATGGGTATACACCGGCGATTTTGGATGCGCTGAAAAAACACAATGTAAAAGCAACTTTTTTTGTAGTGGGAAATTATTTGAATACGAGCCCAGATCTCGTGAAACGGATGATTGAGGAAGGCCATATTGTCGGAAACCACACCAATACGCATCCCGACATGTCAAAAATTTCGGATATGACATCGTTTCAAAAGGAAATTTCAGCGGTGGAAACGAAATTCAAGGAAATCACCGGGCAGGATATGCAGAAATATTATCGCCCCCCACAGGGAAAATACAGTGTAAATAACCTGAAGCAGGCCAACGAGCTCGGATATAAAACGATTTTCTGGAGCCTTGCCTATGTGGACTGGTACCAGGATAAGCAGCCGACAAAGGAACAGGCTTTTGACAAGCTGATTCCCCGTATCCACCCTGGGGCAATCGTGCTGCTGCACAGCACCTCTAAAACAAATTCCGAGATATTGGACGAATTGCTCTCCAAATGGGAAACCGCCGGGTATACCTTTGGAACCCTGAACGAATTAAGCGGAAAATAG
- a CDS encoding alpha/beta-type small acid-soluble spore protein: MASKQNVVPEAREALNKFKMEAASEVGVNLKQGYNGDLTSREAGSVGGQMVKNMIKSYEQNMK; this comes from the coding sequence ATGGCAAGTAAACAGAATGTAGTTCCTGAAGCAAGAGAAGCTCTGAACAAGTTTAAGATGGAAGCCGCTTCTGAAGTCGGCGTCAACTTAAAGCAAGGTTATAACGGCGATTTGACTTCCAGAGAAGCCGGTTCCGTCGGTGGCCAGATGGTCAAAAATATGATTAAAAGCTACGAGCAGAACATGAAGTAA
- a CDS encoding M14 family metallopeptidase codes for MRTLRLGMSGTDVMEIQAMLQKIGYNPGPIDGIFGQQMRRAVLQFQRAFGLTQDGIIGPATYRVMERYLLGYDLYRIRPGDTFYSIARRYHTSLPLLLGANPGLDAGNLTVGQQIVVPYGMDVVDTNIDYTYQILERDIQGLKARYPFLEVGIAGLSVLGKNLYYLRLGSGPNQVFYNAAHHALEWITSPLLMKFTENFLYTYTLNQTLGDGYSPREIWNQSSIYIIPMVNPDGVDLVLNGLQPDNPYYQDLIVWNNGSTDFSTVWQANNRGVDLNHNYNAAWQESKDAEAEYGITGPGPTRYSGPFPVSEPETQTVVNFTQTHDFRLVIAYHTQGRVIYWNFMDMAPPEGRTIGEEFAAISGYRLDQTAGIASYAGYKDWFIQDYRRPGYTIEVGLGRNPISISQFNTIYQENINVLLHAATV; via the coding sequence ATGAGAACACTGCGATTGGGGATGTCCGGGACAGATGTCATGGAAATTCAGGCAATGCTGCAAAAGATCGGCTACAATCCCGGCCCCATTGATGGAATCTTCGGCCAGCAGATGCGCCGGGCAGTCCTGCAATTTCAGCGTGCGTTCGGTCTTACTCAGGACGGCATCATCGGCCCGGCCACCTATAGGGTCATGGAACGATACCTGCTGGGATATGACCTGTACCGGATCAGGCCGGGCGATACCTTCTACAGCATAGCCCGCCGGTATCATACGTCCCTTCCCCTGCTGCTCGGAGCAAATCCCGGTCTTGACGCCGGAAACCTCACGGTCGGCCAGCAGATTGTTGTTCCTTACGGTATGGACGTGGTCGACACCAACATTGACTATACTTATCAGATTTTAGAGCGGGACATTCAGGGGCTGAAAGCACGGTACCCTTTTTTAGAGGTTGGTATTGCCGGGCTCAGCGTCCTTGGTAAAAACCTGTATTATTTAAGGCTCGGCTCGGGTCCGAATCAGGTTTTCTATAATGCAGCCCATCACGCTCTGGAGTGGATCACTTCCCCACTGCTGATGAAGTTTACGGAAAATTTCCTATATACCTATACCCTGAACCAAACGCTGGGCGACGGATATAGCCCCAGGGAAATCTGGAACCAGAGCAGTATTTATATCATTCCCATGGTCAACCCCGACGGAGTGGATCTGGTACTGAACGGCCTGCAGCCCGACAACCCTTATTATCAGGACCTGATTGTCTGGAATAACGGCAGTACCGATTTCTCTACGGTATGGCAGGCAAACAACCGCGGCGTGGATTTAAACCATAATTATAACGCCGCGTGGCAGGAGTCAAAGGATGCGGAAGCAGAATACGGCATTACCGGTCCCGGTCCGACAAGATATTCGGGACCATTCCCCGTGTCGGAGCCGGAAACACAGACTGTCGTCAATTTTACGCAGACCCACGATTTCCGGCTGGTGATCGCCTACCACACGCAGGGCAGGGTCATCTACTGGAATTTCATGGATATGGCTCCTCCGGAAGGCAGAACCATTGGAGAGGAATTCGCGGCAATCAGCGGCTACCGGCTGGACCAGACTGCCGGAATTGCCTCTTACGCAGGCTACAAGGACTGGTTTATTCAGGATTACCGCAGGCCCGGCTATACGATTGAAGTCGGTCTGGGCAGAAATCCGATTTCCATTTCGCAGTTTAACACCATTTATCAGGAAAACATCAACGTGCTGCTTCATGCCGCCACCGTATAG
- a CDS encoding deoxyribonuclease IV, whose amino-acid sequence MLKIGCHLSVSKGFLAMGKDALTIQANTFQFFTRNPRGSKAKEINPEDVRALLELMEENRFAPILAHAPYTLNACSADERTRSFAMETMADDLNRMEFLPGNLYNFHPGGHVGQGAEKGIERITAMLNSILKPEQHTTVLLETMAGKGTEVGRTFEEIRLILDGVERKEQMGVCLDTCHVFDAGYDIVNGLDDVLDYFDEVIGLDRLKAIHLNDSLNSLGSHKDRHARIGEGKIGLEAITRVINHPALRHLPFYLETPNDLDGYAAEIKLLRGVYEETPS is encoded by the coding sequence ATGCTGAAAATAGGCTGCCATCTTTCTGTGTCCAAAGGATTTCTGGCCATGGGAAAGGATGCCCTTACCATACAGGCGAATACCTTTCAGTTTTTTACACGCAATCCCAGAGGGAGTAAAGCAAAAGAAATCAATCCGGAGGATGTCCGGGCATTGCTGGAGCTGATGGAAGAAAACCGGTTCGCACCCATCCTTGCGCATGCTCCCTATACGCTGAACGCCTGTTCGGCTGATGAGAGGACCAGAAGCTTCGCCATGGAAACAATGGCGGACGACCTTAACCGGATGGAGTTTTTGCCGGGGAATCTTTATAACTTCCATCCCGGCGGCCATGTGGGCCAGGGGGCGGAAAAGGGAATAGAACGGATTACCGCGATGCTCAATTCGATTTTGAAGCCGGAGCAGCACACGACGGTTCTGCTGGAGACAATGGCCGGGAAAGGCACGGAGGTAGGCCGTACTTTTGAGGAGATCCGGCTGATTCTGGACGGGGTCGAGCGGAAGGAACAAATGGGTGTCTGTCTCGACACCTGCCATGTGTTTGACGCCGGGTATGACATTGTAAACGGTCTTGACGACGTTCTGGACTATTTTGACGAAGTCATTGGGCTCGACCGGCTGAAGGCCATCCATCTGAACGACAGCCTCAATTCTCTGGGCAGCCATAAAGACCGTCACGCCAGAATCGGGGAAGGGAAGATCGGACTCGAGGCGATCACCCGCGTGATCAACCATCCCGCTTTACGGCATTTGCCGTTTTATCTGGAGACGCCGAACGATCTTGACGGTTACGCCGCAGAAATCAAGCTTCTTCGGGGTGTCTATGAAGAGACTCCTTCTTAA
- a CDS encoding DUF6512 family protein, giving the protein MQNLLAWETIGFIFVMIFGTILHFLYNWTGNNRLIGMFSPINESVWEHLKMLFFPMLMFSIVEYFAVGKEYGNFITAKSLGILLGLLFIIVFFYTYAGMIGKNYLWLDILTFISGVLIAFRYSGRKISESSKSGTKTGWEGLLFLAALTLSFFVFTFRPPHIGLFSAPASKKSSK; this is encoded by the coding sequence ATGCAAAATTTGCTCGCTTGGGAAACCATCGGTTTTATTTTCGTGATGATCTTTGGCACTATTCTGCATTTCCTTTACAATTGGACGGGAAACAACCGGTTGATCGGAATGTTCAGCCCGATCAACGAAAGCGTATGGGAACATTTAAAAATGCTCTTTTTCCCCATGCTGATGTTCAGTATCGTGGAATATTTCGCCGTCGGAAAAGAGTACGGAAATTTTATTACAGCAAAATCGCTCGGCATCCTGCTCGGACTGCTTTTTATCATCGTCTTCTTTTACACTTATGCCGGAATGATCGGAAAAAATTATCTTTGGCTGGACATCCTCACCTTTATTTCAGGGGTGCTGATTGCTTTTCGTTACAGCGGAAGAAAGATTTCCGAATCCTCCAAATCCGGTACCAAAACAGGCTGGGAAGGCCTGCTGTTCCTTGCGGCGCTTACTCTCAGCTTCTTTGTTTTTACCTTCCGCCCTCCACACATCGGATTGTTTTCCGCCCCGGCTTCAAAAAAATCAAGTAAATAA